The Rhineura floridana isolate rRhiFlo1 chromosome 17, rRhiFlo1.hap2, whole genome shotgun sequence genomic interval cttgttgtttttaaacgAGAAAGCCCTTCAAAGAGAAGACGCCTTCAAATAaagaactgtcctctgtaaagtaggacagcCTGCTATCCCTGCCTGACTGTGTCGCTGTACtcattcaatttctcctcctaaagcaaaataaaaatgatgGCTCAAAGCCTGGCAAAACTCAGTTCTTCACTCCAGGCTACTCAGACTACCTTTTTTCAGTTGCATGATGCAAAGATGTTGCATGGATGATACACTAGACTCTGTGCTCTGGTGTCAGTTTTGTCCTGAGGGTGGTGCAGAGAGCAGGCAAAGTCGGAGGTTTCCCCACTATCACCATCTGCCTTCATGGCTGTTTTACAGCGGAACCCAGCAACAACAGAAACTCATTCGGCTGGTCTTGCAGAAGGAATCGCTTGGAGGATGGGTCTCGCAGGAACCCAGCCTCCCCCTTGTCATTCTTCTGCATGAAACAGTGAGGAAAGCATGGCATCTTCCAACTGTTGATGGGATCTAGTTTCTTTTCCCAGAAGGATTTTCAAGCGAATCACACCCTGAGCATGAACGACTGCACCCCAAACACCACTAAGATGGGACAAAACTTTACCCACAACGGTAAGTCGAGTCACTGGGGAGGATGCTGTAATATTTGGAGATACAGTATATATAAAGGGGCTATTTTCAAAGGGCACTTTCTCCGATCTACAGGCGATGGGGAGTTAAACTGGGCAACTGAATAAGAAAAAACGTAAGACCATTCTGTATAATTGTGTATAAAGATCCTGAATCTGTTATGATTACAACTGCTTCCCCCATTTCTCATCCAAATCTCTTTCCATTTCAGAGGCAAATGTCAGATCCACCTCTGCTGGTGTTTTGCTTTGTTGCTAAATGTTGTGCATGCACATTAGATTTGTAGCCTGCCCTGTCGAAAGGAATCAAGGCAGGTGACAGTAATTGTACAAAAAAGCATGTGTATCTTTggaacaagtgtgtgtgtgtttgtataggCAACTACTGTTCTATAACTATATTACATATAGGAACACGGAGAACTAGGTAGGTTTGCAAGGCTGTATTAAATCTGGAGACTTCTACATGCACTTCCTGTGCATGACTGCATACCACTGACCCATCCACGTGCAGTTTGCTCTCTCCTGCTTAATAAACAAAAACACTGTGCCATTTTCTTCCAAATGCCTCAGTAAATAAGAGGCGAGAAAGATGTACTATCTATACACTTCTGTTCTAAAGCCTTTTCCCACAGGGTATTTTATACAGCTGTTGTACAGGCACAAAACTGAAAGTGGACAGATCCTTCTGAGTTCTGCTTGCTTCTCTCCACTCGCATTCTACAAGAAGCATCACTGCAAACAGGTGCAGTGGCCACAGTGCATACCAAGCATATCGGAAGGAAAAATCCATTCTTACCCAATATCGGAAGCAGGTGACGTTAGCAGTAACCTTAGCTtttagggtggggtgggggaatctgtggccctccagatgttgctagagtaTAACTCCCACTGTCCTTGACAATTGGTCATGGGCTGATGggactaagaggcaaaaaacatctggagggctttggGGGAAGAGGATactgtttcattttatttcattttattagcCAAGGATAAGACATTTCCCACAATCACATGCTTATCATCTTTGGAAAACATTGTGCACATTTTACCGGGAGCTTCctataagccagggatggggaacctgcggacCTCCAAATGTTTGTTGaacatcaactcccatcagccccaaacagcagGGCCAATAATATGGGATGATGGAACTtgtagtctagcagcatctgaagggccacaggttccccatcctgctaAATACCTTAGTTTATGGAAAGGAGGGGGCAGCAAGACTAAGATGTTGTGGGGCACGTTTCAGGGACGCACAACATGCTATGGGAAAGTGGTCTGGACGTTTGCTTTAAAACTTAGTACTTTGGGATTCCACCTTCTCGAGGTTCCTGTGGAGTGGAGCCTTCATGGTTCTTCtcctcattttattttcacaatgaccctgcaaggtaggttgggCTAAGAGATGgcgagtggcccaaggtcactcagtgagtttcatggctgtgtgggggattTGATCCCTTGTCTCCCagttcctagtccaacactctcaccCATACATCAcacgtttgccgccctggactcctgtgggaggaagggtaggatataaatgtaataaataaacaaacaattattGTCATTATCAACCACCACCATGTGGACATCATTTGAAGTCATTCTGTCTTTGCTCTCCTTTTTTCTCCCTTTGGTAGGTGATCTTAGACCTGTGAGCTACTCTACCTTCATCATGCCCACCTTATTTGGCATCATTTGCCTCCTGGGCATCGTCGGCAACAGCCTGGTGATCTGCACTGTCTTCAAAAAATCCAGCCCCGGCAGCAGTGTCCCTGACATCTTCATCATCAACCTTTCCATGGTGGACTTGCTCTTTGTCCTGGGCATGCCCTTCCTTATCCATCAGCTGCTGGGCAATGGCGCCTGGCAGTTTGGAGAAACCATGTGCACCATCATTACCGCCCTGGATGCCAACAGCCAGTTCACCAGCACCTACATCCTCACCGCCATGTCCATTGATCGCTACCTGGCCACTGTCTACCCATTTACCTCCACCCGCTTCAGGAAGCCCCCTGTGGCCATCTCAGCCATCTGTGTGCTGTGGGCTCTATCCTTCCTCAGCATCACTCCAGTGTGGATGTACGCACAGCTCATTCCCCTGCCAGGAGGGCTGCTGGGCTGCGGGATTCGCCTGCCAGACCCTCAGTGGGACATCTACTGGTACACCCTCTACCAGTTCTTCCTGGCTTTTGCCATCCCTTTTGCCCTCATCACAGTGGCCTACAGGAGGATCCTGCTGAGGATGGCCAGGTCCTCACAAGCATTGACAGGGCAGAGATGCACCAGGCTCCGGACCAAAAAGGTGACCCGGATCGCCATCGCCATCTGCCTGGTGTTCTTTGTGTGCTGGGCCCCTTTCCATGTTCTACAGCTGGTCCAGTTGGCCGTGCACCAGCCCACCTTGGCTTTCTACTATGCCTACAATGTGGCTATCAGCCTAGGTTACGCCAATAGCTGCCTGAACCCTTTCATTTACATCTTGCTCGGACAGAACTTCCGCAGAAAAAATGTTGTCTCTGTCAGGCCTGCAGATGCAGGAGAGGATACATCCCAAAATCGGATCAAAAGTGGCCGGGCACAACCTAGCGAGTCTGGGCAGCCTCTGTTGCATTTGGTCTCTGTCTCAGCCAGGTAGAGATGACAAAGTGGTATAGTTCCAACTCATGATCCAGTTAGCTATGGGAACTCATCATCTACTGATGGTAAGAAGATggaaacataggaatctgccttgtactgagtcagaccattggttcatctagctaagTATAGTCTACAATAGGCCCTCCTTCGGGTACCTACTCCAAGGGAGGCTCGgagagtggcaacaagggagagggccttctcagtggtggcccccaaattatggaatgatcttcctgacgaggtacacctggcgccaacactgttatcttttcagcaccaggtcaagaccttcctcttctcccaggcattttagcatgtgttttaaatggttttaaatttttaaattgtaatttgtgttttaaatttttaaattgtgttttaaattgtttttaaaatatgtgttttaaattgtgtatttgttttaatgtttttaattgttgtaaaccacccagagagcttcggctatggggcggtatacaagtataataaataaataaataataataaatacaataggggtaaccaacatgatgctgtccagatgttgttggactacaactcccattagccccagcataAACGGtccatgatcagggatgatgggaagtacagttcagcagcatctggaggtcgcCAAGGTGGCTATGCTGGGTCTATATGGTCTAGCAGTAGCTAGGTTTCAGGCTCAGGACACTCCCAGGCCTTTCTGGAGATATCAGggtttgaatctgggatcttctgcatgctaaTCAGATGAGCTACAGACCTTCGCCTGAGCATACTTGCCGCAGTGGGATTCATCCCCACGCCCTCAAAGAGATTGCATTTGTCCTCCTGGCCCCTCCCACAGCTATTGACTTAAGTGCTAGGAACTGCATCCTTTGAAGGGGGATCTTGATCCCATCTGGCCTCACACTGTAGCACTCTGAATGAAGAATGATGAGCAGGAGGAAGAGCATGCAAAGCACCAAAGGAACTTCAGCCGGAAGTAGACACGTCGATGCCTATTGTGGATTAGAAACACTTTGGACAACATGAATATACatccagcatttttttaaaaaattatttgtttatttgttgtagGATTTCTTAAACGCCCTTCACCATAATGCCTCAGGACAGGTTACAATAATATAGTCATACCATGTATGGTATTCCAAATTTATACTTGTGATCTGCGTGGAAGGGGAAGAAGGAGCCGGCTTTGCCATTAGGTaaaatgaggcagctgcctcagacaGCAGATACTGGGAGATGTGCGGGACAGAGGTGTAGAAGGAAATATCTGTGTGTGCCATGTAGCCTGCCCACCCTGACCTAGCATGATGCCCTCAGGTGTGGTAGTGGAGTCTATCCCATAGCCAGTGTTGAAGTTAGATTCAGCTACCAATGAGATCGCTTTTCATATAGAGAACGGGAGGTGCAATTTTTGCCACAgggaacaaaatgtcttgggctggcactGGTGTCTATAATTCATACACCACCTAAACTGGATTTTCCTTCAACTTTTTTGGTACCTGCACCAGTAAATAGCTGTCCCTGCTTTTTGCTTTGGGGGAGACCCTGAACATTTTTTGATAATGTAACAACtaggtttcatagaatcatggaatatctatgaggccatcaagttcaaccccctgctcaatgcaggaatacaacttaaagcatccccaacaggtggctgtccagctgcctcttaaatgcctccagtgttggagaacccaccacctccctaggtcattgtttccattgtcgtactgctctaacagttaggagtttttttctgatgttcagacaaaatctggattcctgtttcttgagcccattattccgtgccctgcactatgggataataaaaaaatcctggccctcctctgtgtgaaatatatctcccctcagtcttctcttctcaaggctaaacatgcccagttctttcagtctctcctcatagggctttcttcccagtccccttatcatccttgttgccttcctctgaacctcttccagtttgtctgcgcccttcttaaagtgaggtgtccataactggatgcagtactgaagattaggcctaaccagtgctgaataacaGGGAACTAGAACTTCACTCAATTTGAAAACTatgatgcagcctaaaatagcatttgcctgttttgcagccacattgcactgttggctcatattcagcttgtgatcaacaaccatccaaagatccttctcacatgtagtattgctgagctaagtatcccccatctgataactgtgcatttggtttctttttcctaggtgtagaactttgcacttatccctgttaaatttcattctgttgttttcagcccattgcTCCAGCCTACCTAGAGTCACTagagcatggatggggaacctgtagcctacaactcctgtcatccttgaccattggctatgcttgctgcgcctgatggaagttggagtccaacaacatttgcgaGGGCTACAGGCTCCCCATTTTTGCATTAGAAGTTAAACATCCAATGGGGAATGGATGCATCTTGTTGCTAAAGCTCATGACATATGCACAAACACTGAGGTGGCGTGTAGCAGTGCACAGCCTGAAATATCACATTGGCAGCTGCTGAGGTCAATAAACATAACTGTCTTATAATAGGTTTGTACATTTATCACCTTTAACCAAAAGGCACCCTCCTGGATTTTAAAGCAATGGTGCTTTATTATGCTTTATTATTGAAGATTCTGCTCTTTAAATAATACTGCAGATGGAACAGCAGAATCTTCATTAATAAAGCATCATAAGGACATGTCTTATACTAGAGATGAGGACCCTGTGGTCCTTcacatgttgctggacaccaacgcccatcagtcccagccagcatgaccagtggtcagggatgatggaagctatagtccaacaacatctggtgggccacaggttataATCCCTGCCTTATACCATATCACACTATTTGTTCCTCTAACCCAGTGTTCTCTTAGTGC includes:
- the LOC133371840 gene encoding melanin-concentrating hormone receptor 1-like isoform X2, translating into MNDCTPNTTKMGQNFTHNGDLRPVSYSTFIMPTLFGIICLLGIVGNSLVICTVFKKSSPGSSVPDIFIINLSMVDLLFVLGMPFLIHQLLGNGAWQFGETMCTIITALDANSQFTSTYILTAMSIDRYLATVYPFTSTRFRKPPVAISAICVLWALSFLSITPVWMYAQLIPLPGGLLGCGIRLPDPQWDIYWYTLYQFFLAFAIPFALITVAYRRILLRMARSSQALTGQRCTRLRTKKVTRIAIAICLVFFVCWAPFHVLQLVQLAVHQPTLAFYYAYNVAISLGYANSCLNPFIYILLGQNFRRKNVVSVRPADAGEDTSQNRIKSGRAQPSESGQPLLHLVSVSAR
- the LOC133371840 gene encoding melanin-concentrating hormone receptor 1-like isoform X1, with the translated sequence MNDCTPNTTKMGQNFTHNGKSSDLRPVSYSTFIMPTLFGIICLLGIVGNSLVICTVFKKSSPGSSVPDIFIINLSMVDLLFVLGMPFLIHQLLGNGAWQFGETMCTIITALDANSQFTSTYILTAMSIDRYLATVYPFTSTRFRKPPVAISAICVLWALSFLSITPVWMYAQLIPLPGGLLGCGIRLPDPQWDIYWYTLYQFFLAFAIPFALITVAYRRILLRMARSSQALTGQRCTRLRTKKVTRIAIAICLVFFVCWAPFHVLQLVQLAVHQPTLAFYYAYNVAISLGYANSCLNPFIYILLGQNFRRKNVVSVRPADAGEDTSQNRIKSGRAQPSESGQPLLHLVSVSAR